Proteins co-encoded in one Marinobacter qingdaonensis genomic window:
- the rep gene encoding DNA helicase Rep: MSKLNPRQSEAVRYADGPLLVLAGAGSGKTSVITRKIAYLIEQLGIPGRHIAAVTFTNKAAREMKERVGRIVDRKLTRGLIVSTFHNLGLNMIREEYSHLGYHPGFSIFDAEDAKALLQDLMLNAGSAEAGDELNDVQMTISSWKNALRGPAEALSKAADEREQRIALIYKKYNEYLKAYNAVDFDDLILLPVQLFRTNPEVLAKWRRKIRYMLVDEYQDTNVCQYELVKLLVAERAAFTVVGDDDQSIYAWRGARPENLVQLNEDFPSLKIVKLEQNYRSTGRILRSANTVIANNPHVFEKALWSDHTIGEELRVIRCRNEDAETERVATEILDQKLKQGLEFRDFAVLYRGNHQARLLEMKLQAYQIPYRISGGQSFFSKNEIKDAMSYLRLLINPDDDAAFLRVVNVPRREIGPRTLEQLSHYARARNVSLFKSLGDMGAETHVAEKGLDRLRRFAHWVDSTCERLHSEDPIPVIKQLFTDIEYEEWLHQHSGTPKQAERRMENIWYLVESIQRMLDDGKGTADELGIEDAITKLILRDMMEQREEDDDSDKVQLLTLHASKGLEFPHVFIMGLEEEILPHRSSIEEGNIEEERRLMYVGITRARETLTLTYAATRKQYGEKIETIPSRFLDELPEEDLRWEGQGDLDVEANQKKGKATLSALLGDLGA, from the coding sequence GGCATTCCGGGCCGGCACATCGCGGCGGTGACGTTCACCAACAAGGCTGCCCGGGAGATGAAGGAGCGGGTCGGCCGCATTGTCGACCGCAAGCTGACCCGTGGCCTGATTGTCTCCACCTTTCACAACCTGGGCCTGAACATGATCCGGGAGGAATACAGCCACCTGGGTTACCACCCCGGCTTTTCCATTTTCGATGCCGAGGACGCCAAGGCCCTGCTGCAGGACCTGATGCTCAATGCCGGCAGCGCCGAAGCCGGCGACGAGCTGAACGACGTGCAGATGACCATCTCGTCCTGGAAAAACGCCCTGCGCGGCCCCGCTGAGGCCCTGAGCAAGGCCGCGGACGAGCGCGAACAGCGCATTGCCCTGATCTACAAGAAGTACAACGAGTACCTGAAGGCCTACAACGCCGTCGACTTCGACGACCTGATCCTGCTGCCGGTGCAGCTGTTCCGCACCAACCCCGAGGTGCTGGCGAAATGGCGGCGCAAGATCCGCTACATGCTGGTGGACGAGTACCAGGACACCAACGTGTGCCAGTACGAGCTGGTCAAGCTACTAGTAGCCGAGCGCGCCGCCTTCACCGTGGTGGGCGACGACGACCAGTCGATCTACGCCTGGCGCGGGGCCCGGCCGGAAAACCTGGTGCAGCTGAACGAGGACTTTCCCAGCCTGAAGATCGTCAAGCTGGAGCAGAACTACCGCTCCACCGGGCGCATCCTGCGCAGCGCCAACACGGTCATCGCCAACAACCCGCACGTGTTTGAAAAGGCGCTGTGGAGTGACCACACCATCGGTGAGGAACTGCGGGTGATCCGTTGCCGCAACGAAGACGCCGAGACCGAGCGGGTGGCCACCGAGATCCTCGACCAGAAGCTGAAACAGGGCCTGGAGTTCCGGGATTTCGCGGTGCTTTACCGGGGCAACCACCAGGCCCGGCTGCTGGAGATGAAGCTGCAGGCCTACCAGATCCCTTACCGGATCTCCGGCGGCCAGTCGTTCTTCTCCAAGAACGAGATCAAGGACGCCATGTCCTACCTGCGCCTGCTGATCAACCCGGACGACGACGCCGCCTTCCTGCGGGTGGTGAACGTGCCCCGGCGCGAGATCGGCCCGCGCACCCTGGAACAGCTCAGCCACTACGCCCGGGCCCGCAACGTCAGCCTGTTCAAGTCCCTGGGCGACATGGGGGCGGAAACCCACGTCGCCGAGAAGGGCCTGGATCGGCTGCGCCGGTTCGCGCACTGGGTCGACAGCACCTGCGAGCGCTTGCACAGCGAGGACCCGATTCCGGTAATCAAGCAGCTGTTCACCGACATCGAGTACGAGGAATGGCTGCACCAGCACTCGGGCACCCCGAAACAGGCCGAGCGCCGGATGGAAAACATCTGGTACCTGGTGGAGTCGATCCAGCGCATGCTGGACGACGGCAAGGGCACCGCCGACGAGCTGGGCATCGAAGACGCCATCACCAAGCTAATCCTGCGCGACATGATGGAACAGCGGGAAGAGGACGACGACAGCGACAAGGTCCAGTTGCTGACCCTGCACGCCTCCAAGGGCCTGGAGTTCCCCCATGTCTTCATCATGGGCCTGGAGGAGGAAATCCTGCCGCACCGCAGCAGCATCGAGGAAGGCAACATCGAGGAAGAGCGGCGGCTGATGTACGTGGGCATCACCCGGGCCCGGGAAACCCTGACCCTCACCTACGCCGCCACCCGCAAGCAATACGGCGAAAAGATCGAGACCATCCCCAGCCGCTTCCTGGACGAGTTGCCAGAGGAGGACCTGCGCTGGGAAGGCCAGGGCGACCTGGACGTCGAAGCCAACCAGAAGAAAGGCAAGGCCACCCTGAGTGCCCTGCTGGGGGACCTCGGGGCCTGA